A window of Flavobacterium flavigenum contains these coding sequences:
- the tilS gene encoding tRNA lysidine(34) synthetase TilS, whose amino-acid sequence MLTNFQNHILARFPFLENKKLFLAVSGGLDSMVLLHLFQQLDYEIAVLHCNFQLRGLESLGDQDFIRNYCKENNISIFTTQFDTEAFAKDYKLSTQIAARELRYSWFYELLETHKFDYILTAHHADDNLETFMINLSRGTGLDGLVGIPEENDKIIRPFLPFSRGEILQYAKENNIQWREDSSNASDKYLRNKIRHDLIPVLKEINPNFLKAFQKTQSYLQESNEMAEDASIMIYQQVAKEAGEEIHFDLNKLTQLPNYRSYLYEWLNEFGFLAWNAIYDLVDGQSGKQVFSSEFRLLKNREALILSPLNNNPEEKEEFEINKNDTQINFPLNLKFCNVSHITIESNKIIFVDAEKIQFPLILRKWKEGDSFQPFGMNGKSKKISKLFKDEKLSLIEKENSWLLCSKDQIVWVLGIRQDERFKIEKTTKKILKIELQ is encoded by the coding sequence ATGCTTACAAATTTTCAAAATCATATTTTGGCAAGATTTCCGTTTCTGGAAAATAAAAAACTGTTTCTTGCTGTCAGTGGCGGACTTGACAGTATGGTTTTACTGCATTTGTTTCAGCAATTAGATTATGAAATTGCCGTATTGCATTGTAATTTTCAACTTCGCGGACTGGAAAGTTTAGGCGATCAGGATTTCATTCGAAATTACTGTAAAGAAAACAATATTTCCATTTTTACAACCCAGTTTGACACCGAAGCTTTTGCAAAAGACTATAAATTGTCTACTCAAATAGCAGCCCGCGAACTCCGATACAGCTGGTTTTATGAATTATTGGAAACCCACAAATTTGATTATATCCTGACTGCCCATCACGCCGATGATAATCTGGAAACGTTTATGATTAATCTAAGCCGTGGCACAGGACTGGATGGTCTTGTTGGTATTCCCGAAGAAAATGATAAAATTATACGTCCGTTTTTACCTTTTTCAAGAGGAGAAATCTTACAATATGCGAAAGAAAATAATATCCAATGGCGGGAAGACAGCAGCAATGCATCTGATAAATACCTTCGTAATAAAATTCGTCATGATTTAATTCCTGTTTTAAAGGAAATCAATCCTAATTTTCTGAAAGCTTTCCAGAAAACACAATCCTATTTGCAGGAATCTAATGAAATGGCCGAAGATGCTTCGATTATGATTTATCAGCAGGTAGCAAAAGAGGCAGGAGAAGAAATTCATTTCGATTTAAATAAGCTTACACAATTACCTAATTACAGATCGTATTTGTATGAATGGCTCAATGAATTTGGATTTCTGGCATGGAATGCTATTTATGATCTAGTAGACGGACAATCCGGAAAACAAGTATTCTCTTCAGAGTTTCGATTGCTAAAAAACAGAGAGGCTTTGATTTTGAGTCCGTTAAATAATAATCCAGAAGAAAAAGAGGAGTTTGAAATCAATAAAAACGACACACAAATTAATTTTCCCTTAAATTTGAAGTTTTGTAACGTTAGTCACATAACTATAGAATCAAATAAGATTATATTTGTGGATGCTGAAAAAATCCAGTTCCCATTAATTTTGCGTAAATGGAAAGAAGGTGATTCTTTTCAGCCTTTTGGAATGAACGGAAAATCAAAAAAAATCAGTAAACTTTTTAAGGATGAAAAGTTATCGCTGATTGAAAAAGAAAACTCCTGGCTTTTATGTTCAAAAGACCAGATTGTATGGGTCTTAGGAATCAGGCAGGATGAAAGATTTAAAATAGAAAAAACCACAAAAAAAATACTTAAAATAGAACTGCAATAA
- a CDS encoding protein-disulfide reductase DsbD family protein yields MNFNQSLQAVLSRSFLSTSILFLLFFFFAFANSNAQIIEPVKWTSKIEKKSETNFVLIFNGIIEKDWHMYSQFTPEGGPLALEISFKNQKGNYNLVGKAKEGKTKTSFNDVFEVNETYFEGKAHIEQEIQITNPNLKTVEVEFDFQVCKEVCINSNKKFSIAVPVTFKMETVPAVTEAQKDETKREGLAVDTVEKAADPKGIKLEKTDNATAKAVDDLKKPAPARSLWSIFFIAFISGFAALLTPCVFPMIPMTVSFFTKQSKSRAKGIRNAIIYGFSIIAIYVILGLIVTKIFGADALNALSTDVWFNLIFFVILVIFATSFLGAFEIMLPNSWANKADQQADKGGIIGILFMALALAIVSFSCTGPIVGTLLVEAASNGGIAPVVGMLGFSSALALPFMLFAMFPGWLNSLPKSGGWLNTVKVVLGFLELALAFKFLSNADLVLQLHFLEREVFIAIWIAIFGALTLYLFGKITLPHDSPLHHISVGRLYLGLITLMFTLYLIPGLWGAPLKLISAFPPPLTYSESPFGIGSLGESNSIKQELPKGAKLGPNGIVVFDDYENGLAYAKSVKKPIMLDFTGHACVNCRKMENNVWSDEKVLPILKNELVLISLYVDDKRKLPEDQQFVTASGDKIETVGDKWTEFMISKYKTNTQPLYVITDLKGNNLNSSKPTISYVDVEEYLVWLKEGISNFK; encoded by the coding sequence ATGAACTTCAATCAATCCCTTCAGGCTGTATTATCAAGAAGCTTCTTGAGTACATCCATTTTATTTTTACTGTTTTTCTTTTTTGCTTTTGCAAACAGTAATGCCCAAATCATAGAACCGGTAAAATGGACTTCTAAAATCGAAAAGAAATCAGAAACTAATTTTGTTTTAATTTTTAACGGAATTATAGAGAAAGACTGGCACATGTATTCCCAGTTTACACCAGAAGGAGGCCCATTGGCTTTAGAAATTTCCTTTAAAAATCAAAAAGGAAATTACAATTTAGTTGGCAAAGCCAAAGAAGGAAAAACAAAGACATCCTTTAACGATGTTTTTGAAGTAAACGAAACTTATTTTGAAGGAAAGGCACATATTGAGCAGGAAATTCAGATTACAAACCCTAATTTAAAAACTGTAGAAGTTGAATTTGATTTTCAGGTTTGTAAAGAAGTATGCATCAATTCGAATAAAAAATTCTCAATTGCAGTTCCGGTAACCTTTAAAATGGAAACAGTTCCCGCTGTAACTGAAGCTCAAAAAGATGAAACCAAAAGAGAAGGTTTAGCGGTTGATACAGTAGAAAAAGCAGCAGATCCTAAAGGAATTAAGTTAGAAAAAACAGATAATGCAACGGCAAAAGCTGTAGATGATTTAAAAAAGCCTGCTCCGGCAAGAAGTTTATGGTCTATCTTTTTTATTGCTTTTATATCAGGATTCGCAGCCTTACTGACTCCTTGTGTATTTCCAATGATACCAATGACGGTAAGTTTTTTTACAAAACAAAGCAAAAGCAGGGCAAAAGGAATTCGTAATGCTATTATTTACGGATTTTCCATCATTGCTATTTATGTGATTTTAGGCTTAATTGTAACAAAGATATTTGGAGCAGATGCTCTGAATGCTTTATCAACAGACGTTTGGTTTAACCTGATTTTCTTCGTGATATTGGTCATTTTTGCGACTTCTTTTTTAGGAGCTTTCGAAATTATGCTTCCTAATTCATGGGCAAACAAAGCTGATCAGCAGGCAGATAAAGGCGGTATAATTGGTATATTATTTATGGCCTTAGCTTTGGCTATTGTTTCATTTTCATGTACTGGACCAATTGTCGGAACCTTACTAGTTGAAGCAGCTTCAAATGGAGGAATCGCTCCAGTTGTTGGAATGCTGGGATTCTCATCTGCATTAGCACTTCCGTTTATGTTATTTGCGATGTTTCCGGGATGGCTAAATTCATTACCAAAATCAGGAGGCTGGTTAAATACAGTAAAAGTTGTTCTTGGATTTTTAGAATTAGCTTTAGCATTTAAATTTTTATCAAATGCCGATTTGGTTTTACAATTGCACTTTCTGGAAAGAGAAGTTTTTATAGCCATTTGGATTGCCATTTTTGGAGCACTGACATTATACTTATTCGGAAAAATCACATTGCCTCATGATAGCCCTTTGCATCATATTTCTGTTGGAAGATTATACTTAGGATTGATTACGCTGATGTTTACACTTTATTTAATTCCGGGACTTTGGGGAGCTCCTTTGAAATTAATCAGCGCTTTTCCTCCACCTCTAACCTATAGCGAAAGTCCGTTTGGAATAGGTAGCTTGGGAGAATCAAACTCAATTAAGCAAGAATTGCCGAAGGGTGCAAAATTAGGTCCGAATGGTATTGTTGTATTTGATGATTATGAAAATGGTTTAGCCTATGCAAAATCTGTTAAAAAACCTATTATGCTTGATTTTACCGGACATGCCTGTGTAAATTGCAGAAAAATGGAAAACAATGTCTGGTCTGATGAAAAAGTTTTACCCATCTTAAAAAATGAACTGGTTTTGATTTCTTTGTATGTGGACGATAAACGTAAATTACCTGAAGACCAACAATTTGTAACAGCTTCGGGAGATAAAATTGAAACGGTTGGAGATAAATGGACCGAGTTTATGATTTCAAAATACAAAACTAATACTCAGCCTTTATATGTTATAACTGATCTTAAAGGAAATAATCTGAACAGCTCAAAACCTACAATTAGCTATGTTGATGTTGAAGAGTATTTGGTTTGGTTAAAAGAAGGGATTTCAAATTTCAAGTAA
- a CDS encoding alpha/beta fold hydrolase, whose protein sequence is MTRVLLKFMILVMLFSCASSKKAKFEDYVFHTKKEKQSYLNSYDKALKLWNIPYTEENIKTRFGNAHVIIAGPKNGKDLVLLHGMDASSTMWYPNIKALAKNHRIYAIDFLMEPGKSNLNANPLAKEQIVVWYNEIFAHYKLKKFDIAGASRGGWIATLLAVQKENTIDKIVLLSPAQTFKFIDKMGKTSSALMLKLFPSEKKFGKTLETFSTHPEKIGPAYKRQFYLANKYAKSNSSMLKMTPFSNDELKSINNPVLVLIGDKDVINSAESLEKAKEFLPNSKTRIIKDAGHFLSIDQSKIVNDAMIDFLE, encoded by the coding sequence ATGACAAGAGTACTACTTAAATTTATGATTTTGGTTATGCTTTTTAGCTGTGCTTCATCTAAAAAAGCAAAATTTGAAGACTATGTCTTCCACACCAAAAAAGAAAAACAAAGCTATCTAAACTCCTACGACAAAGCTTTAAAACTTTGGAATATTCCCTATACCGAAGAAAATATTAAAACCAGATTTGGAAATGCACATGTGATAATTGCAGGTCCCAAAAACGGAAAAGATTTGGTATTGTTACACGGAATGGACGCCAGTTCAACAATGTGGTATCCAAACATTAAAGCTTTGGCAAAAAACCATCGAATATATGCCATCGATTTTCTGATGGAACCCGGAAAATCGAATCTGAATGCCAATCCTCTCGCTAAAGAACAAATCGTTGTGTGGTATAATGAAATTTTTGCACATTATAAGTTAAAGAAATTTGATATTGCAGGAGCTTCTCGTGGTGGCTGGATTGCAACATTACTGGCTGTTCAAAAAGAAAATACTATTGATAAAATAGTTTTGTTAAGTCCGGCTCAAACTTTTAAATTCATTGATAAAATGGGTAAAACATCCTCAGCATTAATGCTAAAACTTTTTCCAAGCGAAAAAAAATTCGGAAAAACACTAGAGACTTTTTCAACTCATCCAGAAAAAATTGGTCCTGCTTACAAAAGACAATTTTATTTAGCCAATAAATACGCCAAATCAAATTCAAGCATGCTAAAGATGACTCCTTTTTCTAATGATGAACTAAAATCCATTAACAATCCGGTTTTGGTACTGATTGGTGACAAAGATGTAATCAATTCAGCAGAAAGTCTGGAAAAAGCAAAGGAATTTCTGCCGAACAGCAAAACCAGAATAATCAAAGATGCAGGACATTTTTTGAGCATTGATCAGAGTAAAATTGTGAATGATGCCATGATTGACTTTTTAGAATAA
- a CDS encoding type II toxin-antitoxin system RelE/ParE family toxin, with the protein MEKKIIWSKAAQNQLEKIYFHLFEETRSKNIPNKVIDTIYNSVTILSTNWEIYELDEMKIPTDLNYRAFQIYSYRISYRITLTEVYILRIRHTSRNPKKL; encoded by the coding sequence ATGGAAAAAAAAATAATTTGGTCAAAAGCTGCTCAAAATCAGCTTGAAAAAATATATTTCCATTTATTTGAAGAAACCAGAAGTAAAAATATTCCAAACAAAGTAATTGATACAATTTATAATTCAGTTACAATCTTAAGTACAAATTGGGAAATTTATGAATTAGACGAAATGAAAATTCCTACTGATCTAAATTATCGTGCTTTTCAAATATACAGCTATCGAATCTCTTACCGAATAACTCTTACTGAAGTTTATATTTTGAGAATTCGACACACAAGCCGAAATCCAAAAAAACTATAA
- a CDS encoding NADPH-dependent FMN reductase: MKIFAITGSTRYNSNNFKILKFISEKINPRFEVEIFEGLDEIPHFNPDIDTHNPPENVVSFRDKIISADGIIICTPEYIFSLPGSLKNAFEWCVSTTIFLNKPVGLITASVSGKMGHEELLLIMKTLDAKFEKHNQLLISGIKGKIDAQGKITNKETLIALQNFIQNFESQFSNELI, encoded by the coding sequence ATGAAAATCTTTGCAATAACAGGGAGTACGAGGTATAATTCAAACAATTTTAAAATTCTGAAGTTTATTTCTGAAAAAATTAATCCACGTTTTGAAGTTGAAATTTTTGAAGGTCTAGATGAAATACCTCATTTTAATCCGGATATAGATACACATAATCCACCTGAAAATGTTGTTTCATTCAGAGATAAAATCATATCTGCCGACGGAATTATAATATGTACCCCCGAATATATTTTCAGTTTGCCAGGAAGTTTAAAAAACGCCTTTGAATGGTGTGTTTCGACGACAATTTTTTTAAATAAACCTGTTGGACTAATTACAGCTTCTGTTTCAGGCAAAATGGGGCATGAAGAGCTTTTATTAATCATGAAAACCCTTGATGCTAAATTTGAAAAACACAATCAGCTTTTAATATCTGGCATAAAAGGAAAAATAGATGCACAAGGAAAAATTACAAATAAAGAAACTTTAATTGCTCTTCAAAACTTTATTCAAAATTTTGAGAGCCAGTTTTCAAATGAACTCATTTAA
- a CDS encoding ammonium transporter produces MRKIILSVILITILLLSIFSISFVTESKTLGAHVVELKMDTGDTAWMVVATAFVLLMTPGLGFFYGGMVGKKNVISTMLQSFMAMVIVTILWVVIAFGLCFGPSIGGFIGDPTSNIFFQGVSANTAWELAPTIPFILFALFQAKFAIITPALITGAFAERVRFWAYLLFMVLFILLIYAPLCHMTWHPDGLFFGWGVLDFAGGTVVHMSAGWAALAGAMFLGKRKVQKVNPARITYVLLGTGLLWFGWFGFNAGSAVGAGSLAAQALGTTTVAAASAAMAWVFLDKILGHKLSAMGACIGAVVGLVAITPAAGFVSIPHALAIGIIAAVISNLVVSKFPKGKIDDALDVFACHGVGGMVGMLLTGVFASNTVNSVVGDHQGLIFGDATLFLTQLKALVLVSIFAFAASYALFFIVNKITPLRVTEEKEELGLDISQHGEYL; encoded by the coding sequence ATGCGAAAAATTATTTTAAGTGTGATTCTTATCACAATTTTGTTACTGTCCATTTTTTCTATTTCATTTGTTACTGAATCAAAGACATTGGGTGCTCATGTTGTCGAATTGAAAATGGACACAGGGGATACCGCATGGATGGTTGTTGCAACTGCTTTTGTGTTATTAATGACGCCAGGTTTAGGTTTCTTCTACGGAGGTATGGTTGGTAAGAAAAACGTAATTAGTACCATGCTGCAAAGTTTTATGGCAATGGTTATTGTTACTATTTTATGGGTAGTTATTGCTTTTGGATTATGTTTTGGTCCATCAATAGGCGGATTCATAGGAGATCCTACTTCAAATATATTCTTTCAGGGGGTCAGTGCTAATACTGCCTGGGAATTAGCTCCAACAATCCCTTTTATTCTTTTCGCATTATTTCAGGCTAAATTTGCTATTATTACACCTGCGTTAATAACAGGAGCTTTTGCTGAGCGTGTACGCTTCTGGGCTTACTTATTATTCATGGTTTTATTCATATTATTAATTTACGCTCCATTATGTCACATGACATGGCATCCTGATGGACTATTCTTCGGATGGGGAGTTTTAGATTTTGCTGGAGGAACAGTGGTACACATGAGTGCTGGATGGGCTGCATTAGCAGGAGCTATGTTCTTAGGAAAACGTAAAGTTCAAAAAGTAAACCCTGCAAGAATTACCTATGTATTATTAGGTACAGGTTTATTATGGTTTGGATGGTTTGGTTTCAATGCAGGTTCTGCTGTTGGAGCTGGTAGCCTTGCTGCTCAGGCGTTAGGAACTACAACAGTTGCGGCTGCTTCTGCGGCAATGGCATGGGTGTTCCTTGATAAAATCTTAGGGCACAAATTATCTGCTATGGGTGCTTGTATCGGGGCTGTTGTAGGTTTGGTAGCTATTACGCCTGCTGCAGGTTTTGTCTCTATTCCTCATGCATTGGCAATTGGAATTATCGCTGCTGTAATCAGTAATCTTGTAGTGAGCAAATTCCCTAAAGGAAAAATTGATGATGCTCTTGACGTTTTCGCTTGCCACGGTGTTGGTGGAATGGTAGGAATGCTGTTAACAGGAGTATTTGCATCAAATACAGTTAATTCAGTAGTAGGAGATCATCAAGGTCTGATTTTTGGTGATGCTACTTTATTTCTGACTCAGTTAAAAGCATTAGTATTGGTTTCTATATTTGCTTTTGCAGCATCATATGCATTATTCTTCATCGTTAACAAAATTACTCCTCTAAGAGTTACTGAAGAAAAAGAAGAATTAGGATTAGATATCTCTCAACACGGAGAATACCTATAA
- a CDS encoding archaemetzincin, whose translation MKKTALFIIIIFCTTCIKQDGNEYFDQIKKNDVELTKPVEGDWLYSHKEKGQTFEQFMNSKHIVPTSESNIIYIRPIGNFNSLQNKQIELLREYLEIYFQLKTKILETVSNDVIPESAQRIGYENNQQFLAGYILDNVLKKDKPLKRIALMGLTEVDLYPKPEWNFVFGLASYRDKVGVSSIYRLQDGKLTQENFNLCLSRLLKISSHEIGHMFGLHHCIFADCVMNGTNSMSETDKNSARLCSVCQRKLNSGIKYDNKKRLLQLEGYFKKNNLTEEIELIQKDVAAIQ comes from the coding sequence ATGAAAAAAACAGCACTTTTTATAATCATAATTTTCTGTACTACATGTATTAAACAGGATGGCAATGAATATTTCGACCAAATCAAAAAAAATGATGTTGAATTAACAAAACCGGTTGAAGGCGATTGGCTTTATTCTCATAAAGAAAAAGGCCAGACTTTTGAGCAATTCATGAATTCAAAACATATTGTTCCAACCAGTGAATCCAATATTATTTATATAAGGCCTATTGGGAATTTTAATTCTTTGCAAAATAAACAAATAGAACTGTTAAGGGAATATCTGGAAATTTATTTTCAGTTAAAAACAAAAATTTTGGAAACAGTTTCTAATGATGTTATTCCTGAATCTGCGCAGAGAATTGGATACGAAAATAACCAGCAGTTTTTGGCAGGATACATTTTGGATAATGTTTTGAAAAAAGACAAGCCTTTAAAAAGGATTGCGCTTATGGGATTGACGGAAGTTGATTTGTATCCTAAACCGGAATGGAATTTCGTTTTTGGACTGGCCTCTTATCGTGATAAAGTAGGGGTAAGCTCTATTTACAGATTGCAGGACGGAAAACTGACCCAGGAAAATTTTAATTTGTGTTTGTCCAGACTTCTTAAAATAAGTTCTCATGAAATTGGTCATATGTTTGGTCTGCATCATTGCATTTTTGCAGATTGTGTAATGAATGGAACCAATAGCATGAGCGAAACAGACAAAAATTCTGCAAGATTATGTTCTGTTTGCCAGAGAAAATTGAATTCAGGTATAAAATACGACAACAAAAAAAGATTGTTGCAATTAGAGGGGTATTTTAAGAAGAATAATTTGACAGAAGAAATAGAATTGATTCAGAAAGATGTTGCTGCTATTCAATAA
- the uvrB gene encoding excinuclease ABC subunit UvrB, with amino-acid sequence MNFQVSSEYSPKGDQPQAIQKLSQGIVDGEKYQTLLGVTGSGKTFTMANVIQEVQKPTLVLAHNKTLAAQLYSEFKQFFPNNAVEYFVSYYDYYQPEAFMPVTGVFIEKDLSINEELEKMRLSTTSSLLSGRRDILVVASVSCLYGIGNPVEFKKNVIEVSRDQVISRTKLLHSLVQSLYARTEADFNPGTFRIKGDIVEVYPSYADDAYRIHFFGDEIEEIESFDVKTSQVIEKFKRLTIYPANMFVTSPDVLQGAIWQIQQDLVKQVDYFKEIGKHLEAKRLEERTNFDLEMIRELGYCSGIENYSRYLDGREAGTRPFCLLDYFPSDYLMVIDESHVTVSQVHAMYGGDRSRKENLVEYGFRLPAAMDNRPLKFEEFEALQNQVVYVSATPADYELQKSDGIYVEQIIRPTGLLDPIIEVRPSLNQIDDLIEEIQVRCELDERVLVTTLTKRMAEELAKYLTKVNVRCRYIHSEVDTLERIEIMQDLRKGIFDVLIGVNLLREGLDLPEVSLVAILDADKEGFLRNHRSLTQTIGRAARNINGKAIMYADKITASMQKTIDETNYRRTKQINFNTENGLTPQALNKKIDSAFTKNPLVEYELGHDLQAAAEPEAAYLSKPELEKMIREKRKSMEKAAKDLDFLQAAKLRDDIKKLQEQLS; translated from the coding sequence ATGAATTTTCAGGTATCCTCAGAATATAGTCCAAAAGGAGATCAGCCTCAGGCAATCCAAAAACTTTCACAAGGTATTGTTGATGGTGAAAAATATCAAACTTTATTAGGTGTAACAGGTTCAGGTAAAACATTTACAATGGCCAATGTCATTCAGGAAGTGCAGAAACCTACCTTAGTTTTAGCACATAACAAGACTTTGGCAGCACAGCTATACTCCGAATTCAAACAGTTTTTCCCGAATAATGCTGTAGAATATTTTGTATCTTATTACGACTATTACCAGCCTGAAGCCTTTATGCCCGTAACCGGAGTATTTATTGAAAAAGATTTATCTATCAATGAAGAACTGGAAAAAATGCGTTTAAGCACAACTTCTTCACTGCTTTCCGGACGCAGGGATATTTTAGTAGTTGCTTCTGTTTCCTGTCTTTATGGTATTGGAAACCCTGTAGAATTTAAGAAAAATGTAATTGAAGTTTCAAGAGATCAGGTTATTTCGAGAACTAAATTACTACACAGTCTTGTACAAAGTTTATATGCGCGAACAGAAGCCGATTTTAATCCCGGGACTTTCCGGATTAAGGGAGATATTGTAGAAGTATATCCAAGTTATGCTGATGATGCGTATCGAATTCACTTTTTTGGAGATGAAATTGAAGAAATTGAATCATTTGATGTAAAAACATCACAGGTTATTGAAAAATTTAAAAGACTGACTATTTATCCGGCCAATATGTTTGTGACTTCCCCGGACGTTCTTCAGGGAGCAATCTGGCAGATACAGCAGGATTTGGTAAAACAAGTTGATTATTTTAAAGAGATAGGCAAACATCTGGAAGCGAAACGCCTGGAAGAAAGAACCAATTTCGATCTCGAAATGATTCGCGAATTAGGTTATTGCTCCGGAATAGAGAATTATTCTCGCTATCTTGACGGAAGAGAAGCCGGCACAAGGCCTTTCTGTCTGCTGGATTATTTTCCGAGTGATTATTTGATGGTAATAGACGAAAGTCACGTAACCGTCTCACAGGTTCACGCTATGTACGGAGGCGATAGGAGCCGAAAAGAAAATCTTGTGGAATATGGTTTCCGCCTACCTGCTGCAATGGACAACCGACCTTTGAAATTTGAAGAATTCGAAGCCTTGCAAAATCAGGTGGTGTATGTTTCTGCAACTCCTGCCGATTACGAATTGCAAAAATCTGACGGTATTTATGTAGAACAGATTATCCGGCCTACCGGATTACTGGATCCGATCATTGAAGTGCGCCCAAGTCTGAATCAGATTGATGATTTAATTGAAGAAATTCAGGTGCGTTGCGAATTGGACGAAAGGGTTCTCGTAACTACCTTAACTAAAAGAATGGCCGAAGAATTAGCCAAATACCTGACTAAAGTAAATGTACGCTGCCGCTATATTCACTCCGAAGTAGATACCCTTGAACGAATTGAGATAATGCAGGATCTACGAAAAGGAATTTTTGATGTATTGATTGGAGTAAACCTGCTTCGTGAAGGACTGGACTTACCAGAAGTTTCGTTAGTAGCTATTTTGGATGCCGATAAAGAAGGTTTTTTAAGAAACCACAGATCTTTAACCCAGACGATTGGTCGTGCTGCCAGAAATATAAATGGAAAAGCGATTATGTATGCTGATAAAATTACAGCCAGTATGCAAAAAACGATTGATGAAACCAATTACCGCAGAACCAAACAAATTAATTTCAATACAGAAAACGGCTTAACACCACAAGCCTTAAACAAAAAAATAGATTCAGCCTTTACTAAAAACCCTTTAGTCGAATATGAACTTGGGCATGACCTGCAAGCAGCAGCAGAACCCGAAGCAGCTTATTTATCAAAACCTGAATTAGAGAAAATGATTCGTGAAAAGCGCAAGTCCATGGAAAAAGCGGCAAAAGATCTGGATTTTTTACAGGCTGCAAAACTACGTGACGATATTAAAAAGTTACAGGAACAACTTTCTTAG
- the rlmF gene encoding 23S rRNA (adenine(1618)-N(6))-methyltransferase RlmF, which produces MKAADNSEKNNLHFRNLHRSRYDFELLISNCPELKPFVSINKYAIETIDFSNPIAVKTLNRALLQTYYEIQNWDIPKNYLCPPIPGRTDYVHYLADLLSESNNGNIPVGSSVLGLDIGTGANCIYPILGNAIYDWSFVATDIDKKAIENCSKIIEANPKLIEAISLQQQTESRFIFKNIITPEDRFTFTMCNPPFHASAEEANKSTLRKISNLNPKDKKNAKPVLNFGGQHAELWCNGGEISFITQMIYESLKYSSQCLWFTSLVSKKENLSAIYKTLKKVNALEIRTIDMAQGQKNSRIVAWSFLNESQQKTWKI; this is translated from the coding sequence ATGAAAGCAGCAGACAATTCTGAGAAAAATAATTTACATTTTCGAAATCTACATCGTTCACGATATGATTTTGAGCTTCTTATTTCAAATTGTCCTGAACTAAAACCTTTTGTCTCTATCAACAAATATGCAATTGAAACAATTGATTTCAGCAACCCAATTGCGGTAAAAACGCTTAATAGAGCTTTGCTGCAAACCTATTATGAGATTCAAAATTGGGATATTCCTAAAAATTATCTTTGCCCACCCATTCCCGGAAGAACTGATTATGTTCATTATTTAGCCGATTTACTTAGTGAATCCAATAACGGAAATATTCCTGTAGGATCTTCAGTTTTAGGACTGGATATTGGAACTGGAGCCAATTGTATTTATCCCATTTTAGGAAATGCAATTTACGACTGGAGTTTTGTTGCGACCGATATTGATAAAAAAGCAATCGAAAACTGCAGTAAAATTATAGAAGCGAATCCGAAATTGATTGAGGCAATCAGTTTACAACAGCAAACAGAATCCCGTTTTATTTTTAAAAACATTATCACACCGGAAGACCGTTTTACTTTTACGATGTGTAATCCGCCTTTTCATGCTTCTGCAGAAGAAGCGAATAAAAGTACTCTAAGGAAAATATCAAATCTAAATCCGAAAGATAAAAAAAATGCTAAACCTGTTCTAAACTTTGGAGGTCAGCATGCTGAGTTATGGTGTAACGGAGGAGAAATTAGTTTTATAACTCAAATGATTTACGAAAGCTTAAAATATAGTTCGCAATGTTTATGGTTTACAAGCCTGGTTTCTAAAAAAGAAAATCTTTCAGCCATTTACAAAACCTTAAAAAAAGTAAATGCTTTAGAAATCAGAACTATTGATATGGCTCAGGGACAAAAAAACAGCCGGATTGTGGCCTGGAGTTTTCTAAATGAATCCCAACAAAAGACATGGAAGATTTAA